From Novosphingobium decolorationis, one genomic window encodes:
- a CDS encoding efflux RND transporter permease subunit: MNFRNISAWSIRNPIIPIVFFIGLMIAGMVSFGRMNVNNMPDVDFPGVVVRISQPGAAPTEIETQITQIVEGAARSISGVEEIESNASEGSSVTFVRFAIGTDADVATNQVKNAVDQVRGDLPDGILEPQISKVEAGGGGTLAVFAVSADDMTIEQLSWFIDDTVSKNLLSVQGLASVSRNGGVDREIRVVVDPDKMIAFGVTARDINTVLRQVNTDAAGGEAEIAGSRQSVRVLGNADSAYDLSQTRINLGNGRQVKLSDVAKVYDGYSERYRMAKLRGREVVTFSFDRAIGASDVAVYDGAMEKLDAIRKANPSVHFTRLFSQVDYTREQYTSSMEMLVEGAVLAIVIVYLFLRDWRATFIAAIAIPLSAIPTFWFMDLMGFTLNFLSLLALSLVAGVLVDDAIVEIENIVRHMRMGKSAYQASIDAADEIGLAVVATTFSIVAVFFPVGMMPGISGQFFKAFGLTIVVAVLISLAVARMITPMVAAYFLKSHGHAEHGGGRIMDLYVKILAWTLDSREALRRKAALVRPEHGRWYALPAVALLFVLLLAGIAGAVAAFQALAAGVAALGLGNSAQVVLPSLIAPLAVPLVIFGLGKVFRLVWGLMGTFGQWYRYWHDRVAARTRDHRFYAFLAGVYALVVTFALLLGLPQEFMPANNSDTSRVNIEMVPGTTLEQTEAVADEVTHIIEAQSEVELVMAASREGEATLYITLKPADKRDATSIEFERRLAPELQRIPDARVSFATQSGGFGSGRDISVMLSGSDSDQLNKTAQILVDQMRSIPGVVAPRIAADLQRPELVIVPRLDLAAQLGVTTTALSQTIRIATLGEIDQNAAKFSLSDRQVPIRVVLDRDSRRDFSTIENLPVTTSAGGSVPLKRVAEIRFGAGPTEIARYNQARRVFVGADLGPGQIKGTVMEAIQQLPIMQNLPMGVSNAPVGEDQWQAEMITNFIIAVISGIFLVFAVLVLLYKRFVSPLVNMASLLLAPLGGLLAIAIRGEPISMPVFIGILMLLGIVAKNSILLIDFAIEEMHRGVEKVTAIIDAGHKRAQPIVMTTVAMTAGMVPTALSISGDGAFRAPMGLVVIGGLLLSTLLTLVIVPAAFSLADGFEKRIGPKLRTTLLTFEPHHAEEAHARSQGGTALPAE, encoded by the coding sequence ATGAACTTTCGCAACATCTCGGCCTGGTCGATCCGCAACCCGATCATTCCGATCGTCTTCTTCATCGGCCTGATGATCGCGGGGATGGTCTCGTTCGGGCGCATGAATGTCAACAACATGCCCGATGTGGACTTCCCGGGCGTGGTCGTGCGCATCAGCCAGCCCGGCGCCGCCCCGACCGAGATCGAGACCCAGATCACCCAGATCGTCGAGGGCGCCGCCCGCTCGATCAGCGGGGTCGAGGAGATTGAATCCAACGCCTCGGAAGGCAGTTCGGTCACCTTTGTGCGCTTTGCCATCGGCACCGATGCGGACGTGGCCACCAACCAGGTGAAGAACGCGGTCGACCAGGTGCGCGGCGACCTGCCCGATGGCATTCTCGAACCGCAGATCTCCAAGGTCGAAGCGGGCGGCGGGGGGACCCTTGCGGTCTTCGCGGTCAGCGCCGATGACATGACCATCGAACAGCTGAGCTGGTTCATCGACGATACCGTCTCCAAGAACCTGCTTTCGGTCCAGGGGCTTGCCTCGGTCAGCCGCAACGGCGGCGTGGACCGCGAGATCCGCGTCGTGGTCGATCCCGACAAGATGATCGCCTTTGGCGTGACCGCGCGCGACATCAACACAGTGCTGCGCCAGGTGAACACCGATGCGGCGGGCGGCGAGGCGGAAATTGCCGGTTCGCGCCAGTCGGTGCGCGTGCTGGGCAATGCCGACAGCGCCTACGACCTTTCGCAGACGCGCATCAACCTGGGCAATGGCCGCCAGGTCAAGCTTTCCGATGTGGCCAAGGTCTACGACGGCTATTCCGAGCGCTACCGCATGGCCAAGCTGCGCGGGCGTGAGGTCGTCACCTTCAGCTTCGACCGCGCCATCGGCGCCTCGGACGTCGCGGTCTACGACGGCGCGATGGAAAAGCTCGACGCGATCCGCAAGGCCAACCCGTCGGTCCACTTCACCCGCCTGTTCTCGCAGGTGGACTACACCCGCGAGCAGTACACCAGCTCGATGGAGATGCTGGTGGAGGGCGCGGTGCTGGCCATCGTCATCGTCTACCTGTTCCTGCGGGACTGGCGCGCGACCTTCATCGCCGCCATCGCCATCCCGCTTTCCGCGATCCCGACCTTCTGGTTCATGGATCTCATGGGCTTCACGCTCAACTTCCTCTCGCTGCTCGCGCTGAGCCTGGTGGCCGGTGTCCTTGTCGATGACGCCATCGTCGAGATCGAGAACATCGTGCGCCACATGCGCATGGGCAAGAGCGCCTACCAGGCCTCGATCGACGCGGCCGACGAGATCGGCCTCGCGGTTGTCGCCACCACCTTCTCGATCGTGGCGGTGTTCTTCCCCGTCGGCATGATGCCGGGCATTTCGGGGCAGTTCTTCAAGGCCTTCGGTCTTACAATCGTCGTGGCCGTGCTGATCAGCCTTGCGGTCGCGCGCATGATCACGCCGATGGTCGCGGCCTATTTCCTGAAGTCGCATGGCCATGCCGAGCACGGCGGCGGGCGGATCATGGACCTTTACGTGAAGATCCTCGCCTGGACGCTCGACAGCCGCGAGGCGCTGCGCCGCAAGGCCGCGCTGGTGCGCCCGGAGCATGGCCGCTGGTATGCGCTCCCGGCCGTGGCGCTGCTCTTTGTCCTCCTCCTTGCCGGTATTGCGGGGGCCGTCGCCGCGTTCCAGGCGCTGGCCGCAGGCGTGGCCGCGCTGGGGCTTGGCAACAGCGCGCAGGTCGTCCTGCCCTCGCTTATTGCCCCGCTGGCCGTCCCGCTCGTGATCTTCGGGCTGGGCAAGGTGTTCCGACTGGTCTGGGGGCTCATGGGCACCTTTGGCCAATGGTACCGCTACTGGCACGACCGCGTGGCCGCACGCACACGCGATCACCGCTTCTACGCCTTCCTCGCCGGTGTCTACGCGTTGGTGGTGACCTTCGCGTTGCTGCTGGGCCTGCCGCAGGAGTTCATGCCGGCCAACAACTCCGACACGAGCCGGGTCAATATCGAGATGGTGCCCGGCACCACGCTCGAGCAGACCGAGGCCGTGGCCGACGAGGTGACCCACATCATCGAGGCGCAGTCCGAGGTGGAGCTGGTCATGGCCGCCTCGCGCGAGGGTGAGGCGACGCTCTACATCACGCTCAAGCCTGCCGATAAGCGCGATGCGACCAGCATCGAGTTCGAACGCCGCCTGGCGCCCGAACTGCAGCGCATTCCCGATGCGCGCGTGAGCTTTGCCACCCAGTCGGGCGGCTTCGGGTCGGGCCGCGACATCTCGGTCATGCTGTCGGGCAGCGATTCCGACCAGCTCAACAAGACCGCACAGATCCTGGTCGACCAGATGCGTTCGATCCCGGGCGTCGTCGCGCCGCGTATCGCGGCCGACCTCCAGCGCCCTGAACTTGTCATCGTGCCCCGGCTCGACCTCGCTGCCCAGCTTGGCGTGACCACCACCGCGCTCAGCCAGACGATCCGGATCGCGACCCTGGGCGAGATCGACCAGAACGCGGCCAAGTTCTCGCTCTCGGACCGGCAGGTGCCGATCCGCGTGGTGCTCGACCGGGATTCGCGCCGCGACTTCTCGACCATCGAGAACCTGCCGGTGACGACCAGCGCAGGGGGCAGTGTTCCCCTGAAGCGCGTGGCTGAAATCCGCTTTGGCGCAGGTCCGACCGAGATCGCGCGCTACAACCAGGCGCGCCGCGTCTTCGTTGGCGCCGACCTTGGGCCCGGGCAGATCAAGGGCACGGTGATGGAGGCGATCCAGCAGCTGCCGATCATGCAGAACCTGCCGATGGGCGTCTCCAACGCGCCGGTGGGCGAGGACCAGTGGCAGGCCGAGATGATCACCAACTTCATCATCGCGGTGATCAGCGGCATTTTCCTCGTCTTCGCGGTGCTAGTGCTGCTCTACAAGCGCTTCGTCTCGCCGCTGGTGAACATGGCCTCGCTCCTCCTGGCGCCGCTCGGCGGCCTGCTGGCCATCGCGATCCGGGGGGAACCGATCTCGATGCCGGTCTTCATCGGCATTCTCATGCTGCTGGGCATCGTCGCCAAGAACTCGATCCTCCTCATCGATTTCGCGATCGAGGAAATGCACCGCGGCGTGGAGAAGGTGACCGCGATCATCGATGCCGGGCACAAGCGCGCGCAGCCGATCGTGATGACCACGGTCGCGATGACGGCGGGCATGGTGCCGACCGCGCTGTCGATCTCGGGCGACGGGGCCTTCCGCGCGCCGATGGGCCTCGTGGTGATCGGCGGGCTCCTCCTTTCCACCTTGCTTACTCTGGTAATTGTGCCCGCAGCCTTTAGCCTTGCCGATGGTTTCGAGAAGCGGATCGGACCCAAGCTGCGCACGACGCTGCTGACGTTCGAGCCGCACCATGCCGAGGAGGCGCACGCCCGTTCGCAAGGGGGGACCGCGCTTCCCGCCGAATAA
- a CDS encoding efflux RND transporter periplasmic adaptor subunit: MNYTSKLDKDRAEVVSKEDLGAQTGADGAFEAHEAQTQGPEKGSSRLIWLGVAGAFVLIVGIWFYLHSGSETGPVEAAQVPVVTVVKPGRSTVVGTITATGSLAARRAMPIGSVGEGGQVRSVLVEPGDWVKAGQVLAVVDSSVQVQQQASQAAQIKAAQADARLAQSNLDRALQLVDRGFISKADVDRLTATRDAALAQVELARASLRQLQAQAARLNIVAPAAGLVLERNVEPGQVVGGGSSVLFRLAKGGEMELLANLSEDDLARVRVGAQAEVTPVGSERAFTGQVWQVSPIIDPTSRQGTARIALAYDRALRPGGFASATLTSGTVVAPMLPESAIQSDAEGSFVYVVGKDNKVARRGVETGLVTADGIVISKGLAGTETVVLRAGGFLNPEDTVEPRMAKTAD; the protein is encoded by the coding sequence ATGAATTACACGAGCAAGTTGGACAAGGATCGCGCCGAAGTCGTGAGCAAGGAGGACCTGGGCGCACAGACGGGCGCGGACGGGGCTTTCGAGGCGCACGAGGCGCAGACGCAAGGGCCCGAAAAAGGCTCCTCGCGGCTGATCTGGCTTGGCGTTGCCGGGGCTTTCGTGCTCATCGTGGGAATCTGGTTCTACCTCCACAGCGGTTCGGAAACCGGCCCGGTCGAGGCGGCACAGGTGCCGGTCGTGACCGTCGTCAAGCCGGGCCGCTCGACCGTCGTGGGCACGATCACCGCCACCGGATCGCTCGCCGCGCGCCGCGCCATGCCGATCGGTTCGGTGGGTGAAGGCGGGCAGGTGCGCAGCGTCCTCGTCGAACCGGGCGACTGGGTGAAGGCCGGCCAGGTGCTCGCCGTCGTCGACAGTTCGGTGCAGGTCCAGCAGCAGGCCAGCCAGGCCGCGCAGATCAAGGCCGCGCAGGCCGACGCGCGGCTCGCCCAGTCCAATCTCGACCGCGCGCTCCAGCTGGTCGATCGCGGCTTCATCTCCAAGGCCGACGTCGACCGCCTGACCGCCACGCGCGATGCGGCACTGGCCCAGGTCGAACTGGCCCGCGCTTCGCTGCGCCAGCTTCAGGCCCAGGCCGCGCGCCTCAACATCGTCGCGCCCGCCGCCGGGCTCGTGCTTGAACGCAATGTCGAGCCGGGCCAGGTCGTGGGCGGCGGCTCGAGCGTACTGTTCCGCCTTGCCAAGGGCGGCGAGATGGAACTGCTCGCCAATCTCAGCGAGGACGACCTGGCGCGCGTGCGCGTCGGTGCGCAGGCCGAGGTGACTCCGGTCGGCTCGGAGCGCGCCTTCACCGGGCAGGTCTGGCAGGTCTCGCCGATCATCGACCCGACCTCGCGCCAGGGCACCGCGCGCATCGCGCTGGCCTATGACCGTGCGCTGCGTCCGGGGGGCTTTGCCAGCGCCACGCTGACCAGCGGCACCGTGGTGGCGCCGATGCTTCCGGAATCGGCGATCCAGAGCGATGCCGAGGGCAGTTTTGTCTATGTCGTGGGCAAGGACAACAAGGTGGCGCGGCGCGGGGTCGAAACCGGGCTCGTTACCGCCGATGGCATCGTCATCTCCAAGGGCCTTGCCGGCACCGAGACGGTCGTCCTGCGCGCCGGTGGCTTCCTCAATCCCGAGGACACCGTCGAGCCGCGCATGGCCAAGACCGCGGACTGA
- a CDS encoding DUF1153 domain-containing protein gives MIENQKIRPAQVIGPLGEPLTLESLPPANTTRWVVRRKAEVVAAVNGGLLTIDEVCERYQLTLEEFASWQRAVDRSGMQGLRVTRIQHYRDLYERQQKY, from the coding sequence ATGATCGAAAATCAGAAAATCAGACCCGCGCAGGTAATCGGGCCACTGGGTGAACCGCTCACTCTCGAGTCGCTTCCCCCCGCCAATACCACGCGCTGGGTCGTGCGCCGCAAGGCCGAGGTCGTGGCCGCCGTCAATGGCGGTCTGCTGACCATCGACGAAGTGTGTGAACGTTACCAGCTGACGCTCGAGGAATTCGCCTCCTGGCAGCGGGCCGTGGATCGCTCTGGAATGCAGGGGCTGCGCGTCACGCGCATCCAGCACTACCGCGATCTCTACGAGCGCCAGCAAAAGTACTGA
- the mnmA gene encoding tRNA 2-thiouridine(34) synthase MnmA has protein sequence MSPDADLFNGLDPADLFQLPAPLSARRIVVAMSGGVDSSVVAALAAATGAETIGITLQLYDYGAATGRKGACCAGDDIRDARAVADRLGIAHYVFDHESAFREEVVDRFADDYLAGRTPIPCIRCNMGPKFTDLLQMARDLGADCLATGHYVRRVEGPAGSELHRAADPARDQSYFLYGTTEAQLDFLRFPLGGLPKTETRRLAEAAGLRVADKPDSQDICFVPDGDYAKIVRSVRPEGAAPGDIVHVETGAVLGSHQGVIHYTVGQRRGLEIGGQPEPLYVVGIDAPSRRVLVGPRHLLAVASARIIETNRIGPLPEEVPLTAKVRSLAKPVPVTLEGPLGEGAETTLRFANPEYGVAPGQAAVIYAGERVVGGGWIEDTTPATPL, from the coding sequence ATGTCCCCTGACGCAGATCTCTTCAACGGCCTCGATCCGGCCGACCTGTTCCAGTTGCCCGCGCCGCTCTCGGCGCGCCGCATCGTCGTGGCCATGTCGGGCGGCGTCGATTCCTCGGTCGTCGCCGCGCTGGCCGCAGCCACCGGGGCCGAGACCATCGGCATCACGCTGCAACTCTACGACTACGGCGCAGCCACGGGCCGCAAGGGCGCGTGCTGTGCGGGCGACGACATTCGCGACGCGCGCGCGGTCGCCGACCGCCTCGGCATCGCCCACTACGTCTTCGACCACGAGAGCGCGTTTCGCGAAGAGGTCGTCGACCGTTTCGCCGACGACTACCTCGCCGGCCGCACCCCCATCCCCTGCATCCGCTGCAACATGGGGCCCAAGTTCACCGACCTCCTGCAGATGGCCCGGGACCTTGGCGCCGATTGCCTCGCGACCGGCCACTACGTGCGCCGCGTGGAAGGCCCGGCGGGCTCCGAACTGCACCGCGCGGCCGACCCGGCGCGCGACCAGAGCTACTTCCTCTATGGCACGACCGAGGCCCAGCTCGACTTCCTGCGCTTTCCCCTCGGCGGCCTGCCCAAGACCGAGACACGGCGCCTCGCCGAAGCGGCGGGCCTGCGGGTCGCGGACAAGCCCGACAGCCAGGACATCTGCTTCGTGCCCGATGGCGACTACGCCAAGATCGTGCGCTCGGTCCGTCCCGAGGGGGCCGCGCCCGGCGATATCGTCCATGTCGAGACCGGCGCAGTCCTCGGATCGCACCAGGGCGTCATCCACTACACCGTAGGCCAGCGCCGGGGGCTCGAGATCGGCGGCCAGCCCGAGCCGCTCTACGTCGTGGGGATCGATGCGCCCTCGCGCCGGGTCCTTGTCGGCCCGCGCCATCTGCTGGCGGTCGCCTCGGCCCGGATCATCGAGACCAACCGCATCGGCCCCCTCCCCGAGGAGGTGCCGCTCACCGCCAAGGTCCGTTCGCTGGCCAAGCCCGTGCCCGTCACGCTCGAAGGTCCGCTCGGCGAGGGCGCGGAGACCACCTTGCGCTTCGCCAATCCCGAATACGGCGTCGCGCCGGGACAGGCCGCGGTGATCTATGCGGGCGAGCGCGTGGTCGGCGGAGGCTGGATCGAGGACACCACGCCCGCCACTCCGCTCTGA
- a CDS encoding serine hydrolase domain-containing protein: MPVHPIRLILPLLALPSLWACGEPASEGPPPPSTEAEAAIADDGGAPHAELGRAIDGLFNTDAVGPTHALVIMKRGSVIAERYGPGISDTTRLPGWSAGQCLTSLMIGQLVSDGRLRLNESAPVPEWRRPGDPRGEVTLRQLLQMRSGLRFAKGRPGREGGIAEQSDAMRLLYLDGRDDMAAYAEAQPLESPAGQTFADSGANAIILADLAARVLAPDGSPEARRAAVMGYLQSRVLTPIGMESTQAGFDRAGTLIGSGMIHANARDWAKLAEFLRHRGSVAGAQILPRRWISFMREPSPRNAAYGAGVWLNTAPPGETARLWPATAPADVFACLGEYGQYVVSSPEQLLTVVRLGRSAPNQERAVHERIGALLALFPGGK; encoded by the coding sequence ATGCCGGTGCATCCGATCCGCCTTATCCTCCCGCTGCTGGCCCTGCCAAGCCTGTGGGCCTGTGGAGAACCCGCGAGCGAGGGCCCGCCCCCGCCCAGCACAGAGGCCGAAGCCGCCATCGCCGACGACGGCGGGGCACCCCACGCCGAACTCGGCCGCGCGATCGACGGATTGTTCAACACCGATGCGGTCGGCCCGACGCACGCGCTTGTCATCATGAAGCGCGGGTCGGTCATCGCCGAGCGCTATGGCCCCGGTATCTCCGACACGACGCGCCTGCCGGGATGGAGCGCGGGCCAGTGCCTCACCAGCCTGATGATCGGCCAGCTCGTCAGCGACGGACGCCTGCGCCTCAACGAATCCGCGCCTGTCCCCGAATGGCGCCGGCCCGGCGATCCGCGCGGCGAAGTGACGCTGCGCCAGCTTCTCCAGATGCGCTCGGGCCTGCGCTTTGCCAAAGGCCGCCCGGGGCGCGAAGGCGGCATCGCGGAGCAGTCCGATGCGATGCGCCTCCTCTACCTCGACGGGCGCGACGACATGGCCGCCTACGCCGAGGCACAGCCGCTCGAGTCCCCTGCGGGCCAGACTTTCGCGGATTCGGGCGCGAACGCGATCATCCTCGCCGATCTTGCCGCACGGGTCCTCGCCCCCGACGGATCCCCCGAAGCGCGCCGAGCCGCGGTCATGGGCTACCTGCAAAGCCGCGTCCTGACCCCCATCGGCATGGAATCGACCCAGGCCGGGTTCGACCGGGCGGGCACCTTGATCGGCTCGGGCATGATTCACGCCAACGCGCGCGACTGGGCCAAGCTCGCCGAATTCCTGCGCCACCGTGGGTCGGTCGCTGGCGCGCAGATCCTGCCGCGCCGCTGGATCTCGTTCATGCGCGAGCCGAGCCCGCGCAACGCGGCCTACGGCGCCGGGGTCTGGCTCAACACCGCGCCTCCCGGTGAAACCGCAAGGCTCTGGCCCGCCACCGCACCGGCCGACGTCTTCGCGTGCCTGGGCGAGTACGGCCAGTACGTCGTAAGCTCACCCGAACAGCTCCTGACCGTGGTGCGCCTGGGCCGCAGCGCGCCCAACCAGGAACGCGCCGTGCACGAGCGCATCGGAGCGCTTCTGGCGTTGTTTCCGGGCGGGAAGTAA